From Methylomonas sp. EFPC3, a single genomic window includes:
- a CDS encoding magnesium and cobalt transport protein CorA, which translates to MNQAIDNSKVMRCVAYQKGIGIGDVTIEDISEVLLKEDTFVWLGLREADSGILRAIQIEFGLHDLAIEDACSAHQRPKIEEYGDSLFIVLQTAQLVDDCVAFGETHLFVGPRFLVTVRHGASHSLARVRERCQAMPQLLAKGSGFALYSVMDFIVDNYMPVINGLQERFDVLESAIFQNRPSRQTMEGLYELKRELLLLEGAINPVIDICNELMRFHGGMIHKDVRFYFRDVADHIKRVDRAIQGMREMLLAAMQVHLTFETVRQNEVVKRLAGWGAILAIPTMVFSWYGMNFRHMPELDWAFSYPLVLAGVAAGSLGLYWRLKRSGWL; encoded by the coding sequence TTGAACCAGGCCATCGATAATTCCAAGGTCATGCGTTGCGTGGCCTACCAGAAAGGCATCGGTATCGGCGACGTTACCATCGAGGACATCAGCGAAGTGCTGCTGAAGGAGGATACCTTCGTCTGGTTGGGGCTGCGCGAGGCCGACAGCGGCATTTTGCGGGCGATCCAAATCGAGTTCGGCTTGCACGATCTGGCGATTGAGGATGCCTGTTCCGCGCATCAACGGCCGAAAATCGAGGAATACGGCGATTCGCTGTTCATCGTATTGCAGACCGCGCAGCTGGTCGACGACTGCGTCGCCTTCGGCGAGACCCATTTGTTCGTCGGGCCGCGCTTTTTGGTGACGGTACGCCACGGCGCCTCGCACAGTCTGGCCCGGGTGCGGGAACGCTGTCAGGCCATGCCGCAATTGCTGGCCAAAGGCTCCGGGTTTGCGTTGTATTCGGTGATGGATTTCATCGTCGACAACTACATGCCGGTGATCAACGGCTTGCAGGAACGCTTCGATGTGTTGGAATCGGCCATCTTCCAGAACCGGCCTAGCCGGCAGACCATGGAAGGCTTGTACGAATTGAAGCGCGAGTTGCTGTTGCTGGAAGGCGCGATCAATCCGGTGATCGACATTTGCAACGAATTGATGCGGTTTCACGGCGGCATGATCCACAAAGACGTACGCTTTTATTTTCGCGATGTCGCCGACCACATCAAACGCGTGGATCGGGCGATTCAGGGCATGCGCGAAATGCTGCTGGCGGCGATGCAGGTGCATCTGACCTTCGAAACGGTGCGCCAAAACGAAGTGGTCAAGCGGCTGGCCGGCTGGGGCGCGATTCTGGCGATTCCGACCATGGTGTTCAGTTGGTACGGCATGAACTTCCGCCACATGCCGGAACTGGATTGGGCCTTCAGTTATCCGCTGGTACTGGCCGGCGTGGCGGCGGGCAGCCTGGGTTTGTACTGGCGCCTGAAGCGCTCCGGCTGGTTGTAG